A segment of the Pogoniulus pusillus isolate bPogPus1 chromosome 25, bPogPus1.pri, whole genome shotgun sequence genome:
GAGATTGTGCTGAGGAGGTTTATTTTGGATATGATTTAAAATGtcttccctgcaagagtggtcaggcagtggaacaggctgcccagggaggtggtggagtcatcatccctgggggtgttcaagaaacctgtggccatggtggccttaggttgatggttgaactttatgatcttagaggtcttttccatccaaaagcaatcctgtgattctgtttctaaTGCTGTTCCCACAGTGTGTGTCTGCCAGATCTGGTGTTTCTCCAAGTGGAGTGGCACCAGATGATGTAACCGCAGCTGGTTGCTCAGGCAGTGGTGGCTGACAGAGCTGTCACATACTCCCCAGGTGACACCATCAGAGCCTACCAGGCTCTCTGAAGGATCTGCCTGTTTCTTTCCAACTGCTGACTAGGAGGAATGGTATCTGGGATGCTTTCCCCAGACCTGAGCAGTCACTGCATTCCCCAGCCCAGacatgctctgcagcagggcatcCAGGCACCCGTGGGGGCTGGGAggactcagctgcctgctggcagggaCACAGATATGAAgaggctgcagggctcaggTCTTTTATTGCAAAGAGGGAGATAAGAAAAAGGGTGGTCACCTCCAGTGGCCAGGTCCAACCACAACAGTGTGGTGGGTGACCCTGTGCAGCCCCCTGGCCTGAGCCCTGGCTGGCCAGAGGGTGTGGGGGAAGCACTGGCATCAGGGTAAggctggctcagccccagccagacACAGCATGCTGGGCAAACCTggcctcttcctctgctctggtgcctGTCTCACTTGGTGGGTGCTGAGGTCCCAGACTGTTCTGAGGCCTTacagaagctgctctgaggggcTCCTTGCCACGTGGGGATGGGATCAGCTTCACccagggagggaaggagcaaaGTCAGTGCCCTTTGTCCAGGCGGGAAGCTCAGCAGCCCGTCTTGGGTTGGCAGGTATGCTCCTGGCATAGTCGTGCCCAGGCCATGCCTCCTGTGGGCTTGTCACGTGTTGCCCTGGGTCAGCTCCTCGGGGCAGACAGGCTGGTCCCGGgcactgtgcagtgctggggagggctgggccAGGGCgctgtgctgtggggctgtGTCTGGCCCCAGTGCCATGTGCTGCCGGTGCCGCTGGTACTGCACAAACGTGCAGATCTTCAGCCCGATGGCCAGCATGTTCTTGCTCATGAAGATGCTGGAGACCCGGGCGTCCCTGAAGAAGATCATGTTGCTGCCTCGGATGAAGATAGTAGTGATGTTGACAGTGAGCATGCTCAGCATGGGGTACAGCATCATCCGGTGTGGCATGATGCCAATCCCTTGCATGCTGATCTCACAGAGGGACACGCAAGGGAGGACCAGAAGCAAGATGTAGCAGTAGAAGAACATGATGCCCTCAGCCCAAAGCGGCAGTCCCTTCTTCTGGGGCTCCcacaggttggcctggatgtccagcacatccagcacatccacaaTGACCCAGAAGAGGCGGTTGCGGAGGTCCTCCTTCTTCTTGAATGTCCTGACGTACTCCATGTGCTCCGTGGCCACCAGCAGCATGTAGAGGGCTGGGATGCAGATGGAGAGCAACAAGGTCAGCGCTTTGCGGGCTATGA
Coding sequences within it:
- the LOC135186705 gene encoding transmembrane protein 121-like isoform X1 encodes the protein MAKAWNRWKSSSFCILIAFCRMVPPPPVNKPHVCLSTVLIMTSLVLMDAYLVEQSQGSRKLGICVMVAVGDVCFLLVLRYMAIWVGAEVKTAKRGYAMILWFLYVFVLEIKVYFVYQNYKADRKSLDLIARKALTLLLSICIPALYMLLVATEHMEYVRTFKKKEDLRNRLFWVIVDVLDVLDIQANLWEPQKKGLPLWAEGIMFFYCYILLLVLPCVSLCEISMQGIGIMPHRMMLYPMLSMLTVNITTIFIRGSNMIFFRDARVSSIFMSKNMLAIGLKICTFVQYQRHRQHMALGPDTAPQHSALAQPSPALHSARDQPVCPEELTQGNT
- the LOC135186705 gene encoding transmembrane protein 121-like isoform X2, with product MPWMVPPPPVNKPHVCLSTVLIMTSLVLMDAYLVEQSQGSRKLGICVMVAVGDVCFLLVLRYMAIWVGAEVKTAKRGYAMILWFLYVFVLEIKVYFVYQNYKADRKSLDLIARKALTLLLSICIPALYMLLVATEHMEYVRTFKKKEDLRNRLFWVIVDVLDVLDIQANLWEPQKKGLPLWAEGIMFFYCYILLLVLPCVSLCEISMQGIGIMPHRMMLYPMLSMLTVNITTIFIRGSNMIFFRDARVSSIFMSKNMLAIGLKICTFVQYQRHRQHMALGPDTAPQHSALAQPSPALHSARDQPVCPEELTQGNT
- the LOC135186705 gene encoding transmembrane protein 121-like isoform X3, which gives rise to MVPPPPVNKPHVCLSTVLIMTSLVLMDAYLVEQSQGSRKLGICVMVAVGDVCFLLVLRYMAIWVGAEVKTAKRGYAMILWFLYVFVLEIKVYFVYQNYKADRKSLDLIARKALTLLLSICIPALYMLLVATEHMEYVRTFKKKEDLRNRLFWVIVDVLDVLDIQANLWEPQKKGLPLWAEGIMFFYCYILLLVLPCVSLCEISMQGIGIMPHRMMLYPMLSMLTVNITTIFIRGSNMIFFRDARVSSIFMSKNMLAIGLKICTFVQYQRHRQHMALGPDTAPQHSALAQPSPALHSARDQPVCPEELTQGNT